A stretch of Acidovorax sp. RAC01 DNA encodes these proteins:
- a CDS encoding arginine/lysine/ornithine decarboxylase: MKFRFPIIIIDEDYRSENTSGLGIRALAQAIEAEGFEVVGVTSYGDLSQFAQQQSRASAFILSIDDEEFSGGDGLDPIVLSLRNFIGEVRRKNTEVPIYVHGETKTSRHLPNDILRELHGFIHMFEDTPEFVARHIIREAKSYLEGVQPPFFKALLDYAEDGSYSWHCPGHSGGVAFLKSPVGQMYHQFYGENMLRADVCNAVEELGQLLDHNGAIGESERNAARIFNADHCFFVTNGTSTSNKMVWHHTVAPGDVVVVDRNCHKSILHSIIMTGAIPVFLKPTRNHFGIIGPIPQSEFEPKAIEAKIKANPLLKGVDAKKVKPRVLTLTQSTYDGVLYNTETIKNMLDGYVENLHFDEAWLPHAAFHPFYGTYHAMGKKRTRPKHSVTYATQSIHKLLAGISQASHVLVQDSQTTKLDRHLFNEAYLMHTSTSPQYSIIASCDVAAAMMEPPGGTALVEESILEALDFRRAMRQIEDDFGKNDWWFKVWGPEKLVDEGIGRAEDWIIRSDSKSKKAGAKWHGFGQLADGFNMLDPIKSTIVTPGLNLDGKFDKTGIPASIVTKYLAEHGVVVEKTGLYSFFVMFTIGITKGRWNTLLTALQQFKDDYEKNQPMWRILPEFCQQHKRYERMGLKDLCQHVHEMYAKYDIARLTTEMYLSDLTPAMKPSDAYAHIAHRQTERVEIDHLEGRITVGLVTPYPPGIPLLIPGEVFNKKIVDYLKFAREFAKLCPGFETDIHGLVEVEDENGQVRYYADCVSNGKPSKNAKPLATADNLVQVGDNGPFGRNV, from the coding sequence ATGAAGTTTCGTTTTCCCATCATCATCATCGATGAGGACTATCGTTCCGAGAACACCTCGGGCCTGGGTATCCGTGCGCTTGCGCAGGCCATCGAGGCCGAGGGCTTCGAGGTGGTGGGTGTGACCAGCTACGGTGACCTGTCGCAGTTTGCGCAGCAGCAAAGCCGCGCCAGCGCGTTCATCCTGTCGATCGACGATGAGGAATTCTCGGGCGGAGACGGGCTCGACCCCATCGTGCTGAGCCTGCGCAACTTCATTGGTGAGGTGCGCCGCAAGAACACCGAAGTGCCGATCTACGTGCACGGCGAGACCAAGACCAGCCGCCACCTGCCCAACGACATCCTGCGCGAGCTGCATGGCTTTATCCACATGTTCGAGGACACCCCCGAATTCGTGGCGCGCCACATCATCCGCGAGGCCAAGAGCTACCTGGAAGGGGTGCAGCCGCCATTCTTCAAGGCACTGCTCGACTACGCCGAAGACGGCTCGTACAGCTGGCATTGCCCCGGGCACTCGGGAGGCGTGGCTTTCCTGAAGAGCCCGGTGGGCCAGATGTACCACCAGTTCTACGGCGAAAACATGCTGCGCGCCGACGTGTGCAACGCAGTGGAAGAACTTGGCCAGCTGCTGGACCACAACGGTGCCATTGGCGAGAGCGAGCGCAATGCCGCCCGCATCTTCAATGCCGACCACTGCTTCTTCGTGACCAACGGCACCAGCACGTCCAACAAGATGGTCTGGCACCACACCGTGGCGCCGGGCGATGTGGTGGTGGTGGACCGCAACTGCCACAAGTCCATCCTGCACAGCATCATCATGACGGGCGCGATCCCGGTCTTTCTCAAGCCCACGCGCAACCACTTCGGCATCATCGGCCCCATCCCGCAAAGCGAGTTCGAGCCCAAGGCCATCGAGGCCAAGATCAAGGCCAACCCGCTGCTCAAGGGAGTCGATGCGAAAAAGGTCAAGCCGCGGGTGCTCACGCTCACGCAGTCCACCTACGACGGCGTGCTCTACAACACCGAAACCATCAAGAACATGCTCGATGGCTACGTGGAAAACCTGCACTTTGACGAGGCCTGGCTGCCGCACGCGGCCTTCCACCCGTTTTATGGCACTTACCACGCCATGGGCAAGAAGCGCACGCGCCCCAAGCACTCGGTGACGTACGCCACGCAGTCCATCCACAAGCTGCTGGCGGGTATCAGCCAGGCCAGCCATGTGCTGGTGCAGGATTCGCAGACCACCAAGCTGGACCGCCACCTCTTCAACGAGGCCTACCTGATGCACACCAGCACCAGCCCGCAGTACAGCATCATCGCCAGCTGCGATGTGGCGGCCGCCATGATGGAGCCGCCCGGTGGCACCGCACTGGTGGAAGAAAGCATTCTGGAAGCGCTGGACTTCCGCCGCGCCATGCGCCAGATCGAAGACGACTTTGGCAAGAACGACTGGTGGTTCAAGGTCTGGGGCCCCGAGAAGCTGGTGGACGAAGGCATCGGTCGCGCCGAAGACTGGATCATCCGCAGCGACAGCAAGAGCAAGAAGGCGGGCGCCAAGTGGCACGGTTTTGGCCAGCTGGCTGACGGCTTCAACATGCTGGACCCGATCAAGTCCACCATCGTTACGCCGGGCCTGAACCTGGATGGCAAATTCGACAAGACCGGCATCCCCGCGTCCATCGTGACCAAGTACCTGGCCGAGCACGGCGTCGTGGTGGAAAAGACGGGCCTGTACAGCTTCTTCGTGATGTTCACCATCGGCATCACCAAGGGCCGCTGGAACACGCTGCTGACCGCGCTGCAGCAGTTCAAGGACGACTACGAGAAGAACCAGCCGATGTGGCGCATCCTTCCGGAGTTCTGCCAGCAGCACAAGCGCTACGAGCGCATGGGCCTCAAGGACCTGTGCCAGCACGTGCACGAGATGTACGCCAAGTACGACATTGCGCGCCTTACGACCGAGATGTACCTGTCGGACCTTACGCCGGCGATGAAGCCTTCGGACGCCTACGCGCACATCGCGCACCGCCAGACCGAGCGCGTGGAGATCGACCACCTGGAAGGCCGCATCACCGTGGGCCTGGTCACGCCGTACCCGCCCGGCATTCCACTGCTGATTCCCGGCGAAGTCTTCAACAAGAAGATCGTGGATTACCTCAAGTTTGCACGCGAGTTCGCCAAGCTCTGCCCGGGTTTTGAAACCGACATCCACGGGCTGGTGGAAGTGGAAGACGAGAACGGCCAGGTGCGCTACTACGCCGACTGCGTGTCCAACGGCAAGCCCAGCAAGAACGCCAAGCCCCTGGCAACCGCAGACAACCTGGTTCAGGTGGGAGACAACGGCCCGTTTGGCCGCAACGTCTGA
- a CDS encoding fasciclin domain-containing protein produces the protein MHLRFNARLAAIGLSAALSAAAFPAFAQVTVGGAPMLASKDIIDNAVNSKDHTTLVAAVKAAGLVDTLKSAGPFTVFAPTNAAFGALPAGTVDTLLKPENKPTLTKVLTYHVVAGKYDAAALTKLIADGKGMASLKTVAGGTLTAKASGNAVMVMDEKGGTATVTIADVYQSNGVIHVVDKVLLPN, from the coding sequence ATGCATCTACGTTTCAATGCCCGCCTTGCCGCCATCGGTCTGTCTGCCGCGCTGTCTGCTGCTGCGTTTCCTGCCTTTGCACAGGTCACGGTGGGCGGCGCGCCCATGCTGGCCAGCAAGGACATCATCGACAACGCCGTGAACTCCAAGGACCACACCACGCTGGTCGCCGCGGTCAAGGCGGCGGGCCTGGTGGACACGCTCAAGAGCGCTGGTCCTTTCACGGTGTTTGCGCCCACCAATGCCGCCTTTGGCGCACTGCCAGCCGGCACAGTCGACACGCTGCTGAAGCCAGAGAACAAGCCCACGCTGACCAAGGTGCTGACGTACCACGTGGTGGCGGGCAAGTACGACGCTGCCGCGCTGACCAAGCTGATTGCCGACGGCAAGGGCATGGCCAGCCTCAAGACCGTGGCCGGTGGCACGCTGACCGCCAAGGCCAGCGGCAACGCTGTGATGGTCATGGACGAAAAGGGTGGCACGGCCACCGTGACCATCGCCGATGTGTACCAGTCCAACGGCGTGATCCACGTGGTGGACAAGGTCCTGCTGCCCAACTGA
- a CDS encoding NfeD family protein — MEQSTIWWLAAGAVVAAELLTGTFYLLMVAVGLAAAAVMAHVGLSMPLQIVSAAVVGGGAVVAWHWAKKRRPGDPSARADRSVNMDVGETIYIEGWNPDGTTLVKYRGAQWTAIHRPGITPATGMHRVAELVGNRLLVDPV, encoded by the coding sequence ATGGAGCAATCCACAATCTGGTGGCTGGCGGCGGGTGCGGTGGTCGCGGCCGAACTGCTGACCGGCACCTTCTACCTGCTCATGGTGGCTGTCGGACTTGCCGCTGCGGCCGTCATGGCGCATGTGGGCCTGTCGATGCCACTGCAGATCGTGAGCGCCGCAGTGGTCGGCGGCGGAGCGGTGGTGGCATGGCATTGGGCCAAGAAGCGTCGCCCCGGTGACCCCTCGGCACGCGCCGACCGGAGCGTGAACATGGATGTCGGTGAAACCATCTACATCGAAGGCTGGAACCCCGACGGCACCACCCTGGTGAAGTACCGCGGTGCACAGTGGACAGCCATACACCGCCCAGGCATCACCCCGGCCACCGGCATGCACCGTGTGGCAGAGCTGGTGGGCAACCGGCTTCTGGTAGACCCGGTCTGA
- a CDS encoding H-NS histone family protein → MSSYTELLAQKKLLDEQIANAKKAESEQALQTVLQLVQEFGFTAQQVFPWKPQPKKVAAKYRDPDTGATWSGRGKPPQWIAGKDRAPFVIG, encoded by the coding sequence ATGTCCAGCTACACCGAACTCCTGGCCCAGAAAAAACTTCTCGACGAACAGATCGCCAACGCCAAGAAGGCCGAGTCCGAACAGGCCCTCCAAACCGTTTTGCAACTCGTTCAAGAGTTCGGCTTCACCGCCCAGCAAGTCTTCCCCTGGAAGCCCCAGCCCAAGAAGGTCGCTGCCAAGTACCGTGATCCCGACACCGGTGCCACCTGGTCTGGCCGAGGCAAGCCGCCGCAGTGGATTGCGGGCAAGGACCGCGCGCCGTTTGTGATCGGCTGA
- a CDS encoding surface-adhesin E family protein: MQKALASAAGSARLLSRLIARISDLRPLGGCTANLTGLGRMITVAGLTLAAASSPVNAQSANDPDLWLTLHGDPNDPTTDLVEVRPEPTGLDQRVVLDLRVSRDRGRTSFRGQKYRSYYAKAVVNCSTRKAWYLWLSYFAEPSWSGQTVGREEYREGEAAVLFKDVPGQPYKRMISAACRVRG; encoded by the coding sequence GTGCAAAAGGCGCTGGCGTCGGCCGCCGGCAGCGCCCGTCTGCTCAGCAGGCTGATTGCACGCATTTCTGATTTGCGCCCGCTCGGTGGCTGCACAGCGAACCTTACCGGCCTTGGCCGGATGATCACCGTTGCAGGCTTGACGCTGGCCGCAGCAAGCTCGCCAGTCAACGCCCAGTCGGCGAACGACCCGGACCTCTGGCTGACACTGCACGGCGATCCGAATGACCCGACCACCGACCTCGTTGAAGTGCGCCCGGAACCCACCGGACTGGACCAGCGCGTGGTGCTCGACCTGCGCGTTTCGCGTGACCGGGGGCGTACCTCGTTTCGCGGGCAGAAATACCGGTCGTACTATGCGAAGGCAGTGGTTAACTGCTCGACGCGAAAGGCTTGGTACCTGTGGCTCAGCTATTTCGCGGAGCCCTCCTGGTCCGGCCAGACGGTGGGGCGCGAGGAGTACCGCGAGGGCGAAGCAGCGGTGCTTTTCAAGGATGTGCCTGGCCAGCCCTACAAGCGCATGATTTCGGCAGCGTGCCGCGTGCGGGGTTGA
- a CDS encoding SPFH domain-containing protein, with product MEIAIVILVIAVIFIVRSVKVVPQQNAWVKERLGKYAGTLSPGLNFLVPFVDKVAYKHSLKEIPLDVPSQICITRDNTQLQVDGILYFQVTDPMRASYGSSNYIMAVTQLAQTSLRSVIGKLELDKTFEERDIINAQIVQAIDEAALNWGVKVLRYEIKDLTPPKEILHAMQAQITAEREKRALIAASEGRRQEQINIATGEREAFIARSEGEKQAVINKAQGEAESIKAVAEATAQAIERVATAIRQPGGEQAVQLKVAEKAVDAYSRVAQDATTTLIVPSNMTEVSALIGSAMKMVQAQQRAG from the coding sequence GTGGAAATCGCCATCGTCATCCTGGTCATCGCCGTCATCTTCATCGTGCGTTCCGTCAAGGTCGTGCCGCAGCAAAACGCGTGGGTCAAGGAACGCCTGGGCAAATACGCGGGCACCTTGAGCCCGGGGCTGAACTTTCTGGTGCCCTTTGTCGACAAGGTGGCCTACAAGCACAGCCTCAAGGAAATCCCGCTCGATGTGCCCAGCCAGATCTGCATTACGCGCGACAACACGCAGCTACAGGTGGACGGCATCCTGTACTTCCAGGTGACGGACCCAATGCGCGCGAGCTACGGCTCCAGCAACTACATCATGGCCGTCACCCAGCTGGCCCAGACCTCCCTGCGCTCGGTGATCGGCAAGCTCGAACTGGACAAGACCTTTGAGGAGCGCGACATCATCAACGCCCAGATCGTGCAGGCCATCGACGAAGCGGCGCTGAACTGGGGCGTGAAGGTGCTGCGTTATGAGATCAAGGATCTGACTCCCCCGAAGGAAATCCTGCACGCCATGCAGGCACAAATCACCGCTGAGCGTGAAAAGCGCGCGCTCATCGCAGCCTCGGAAGGCCGCCGCCAGGAGCAGATCAACATCGCCACCGGCGAGCGCGAGGCCTTCATCGCACGCTCCGAGGGCGAAAAGCAGGCCGTCATCAACAAGGCCCAGGGCGAAGCAGAGTCCATCAAGGCTGTGGCGGAGGCGACCGCGCAGGCCATCGAACGGGTGGCCACCGCCATCCGCCAGCCCGGCGGAGAACAGGCCGTGCAGCTCAAGGTGGCCGAAAAGGCCGTGGACGCCTACAGCCGGGTAGCGCAAGACGCCACCACAACCCTCATCGTGCCGAGCAACATGACCGAGGTGTCTGCCCTCATCGGCTCGGCCATGAAGATGGTGCAAGCCCAGCAACGGGCTGGCTGA
- a CDS encoding DUF932 domain-containing protein, with product MAHLVQTMAYVGETPWHNLGQQLPAKQPIDVWARGAGMDWTIRETPVRYMATQAGAGAASGTASSVSNLYGEPMEFPDQKVLYRSDTKAPLSVVSARYQVVQPKQVLEFYRDLTEVSGYELETAGVLKAGRKFWALARTGKSSALKGNDVVNGYLLLATSCDGTLATTATPTTVRVVCNNTLSIALSGTSSAIKVPHSTSFDAQAVKKQLGIAVSQWDGFMYRMKTLSERKVKSHESMNYFLKVLCQTDGHADASAGLTNERALKKVQAMYEGQGRGAELAAAKGTAWGLLCAVTEFVDHERRARSQEYRLDSAWFGQGAALKQRALEQALQMAS from the coding sequence ATGGCACATCTCGTTCAAACCATGGCCTATGTTGGTGAGACCCCCTGGCACAACCTGGGTCAGCAACTGCCCGCCAAACAACCCATCGATGTCTGGGCCCGTGGAGCGGGCATGGACTGGACCATCCGTGAGACCCCAGTGCGCTACATGGCCACGCAGGCTGGTGCTGGGGCCGCTTCCGGCACTGCGTCTTCTGTCTCGAACCTCTACGGCGAACCCATGGAGTTCCCCGATCAGAAGGTGCTGTACCGCAGTGATACCAAGGCGCCTCTGTCAGTGGTCAGTGCCCGATACCAGGTGGTGCAGCCCAAGCAGGTGTTGGAGTTCTATCGGGATCTGACGGAAGTCTCTGGCTATGAGTTGGAGACCGCCGGGGTTCTGAAGGCGGGGCGCAAGTTCTGGGCTCTGGCCCGCACTGGAAAGTCCTCGGCGCTCAAGGGCAACGATGTGGTCAATGGCTATCTGCTGCTGGCCACCTCCTGCGATGGGACGCTGGCAACTACCGCCACCCCCACCACCGTGCGGGTGGTCTGCAACAACACTCTCTCGATTGCCCTGTCCGGAACATCGAGCGCGATCAAGGTGCCTCACAGCACCAGCTTTGATGCGCAGGCGGTCAAGAAGCAGTTGGGCATTGCTGTCTCTCAGTGGGATGGCTTCATGTACCGCATGAAGACCCTGTCCGAGCGCAAGGTCAAGAGCCATGAGTCCATGAACTACTTCCTCAAGGTCCTGTGCCAGACGGATGGGCATGCGGATGCATCTGCAGGTCTGACCAATGAACGGGCTCTGAAGAAGGTGCAGGCCATGTACGAGGGCCAGGGTCGTGGAGCAGAACTGGCAGCGGCCAAGGGCACGGCCTGGGGTCTGCTGTGCGCTGTCACCGAGTTCGTGGACCACGAACGGCGGGCACGCAGTCAGGAGTACCGCCTGGACAGTGCGTGGTTTGGTCAGGGTGCAGCTCTCAAGCAGCGGGCGCTGGAGCAGGCTTTGCAGATGGCGTCATGA
- a CDS encoding YqaJ viral recombinase family nuclease, translating to MVVPVVSPAGPSCSKTRPALKLVKTQHLDRDQWLQVRKGGIGSSDAAAAVGLNPYLSQLELWMEKTGRAAVAPPGDGGADDLSPMYWGSLLEPIVAAHYTRRTGNRVRRINAVLQHPEHSWMLANIDREVLGAPDVQLLECKTAGIQGAWLWRDGVPEYVQLQVQHQLAVTGKQAADVAVLLGGQELRVFRIDRDEELITQLITLEREFWGYVERDQQPPADGSDSADRALRALYPRDTGITLDLREDLTMGAVFSDLLAVRQVLATQSALEAQLKQSIQQRMGDASRAVFDGGEVSFKRSKDGSTLDTARLAKEMPETVRAYTVPKPGSRRFLVQT from the coding sequence ATGGTTGTTCCTGTTGTTTCACCGGCGGGTCCGTCTTGTTCCAAGACCCGCCCAGCCCTGAAGCTGGTCAAGACACAGCACCTGGACCGGGATCAGTGGTTGCAGGTACGCAAAGGCGGTATCGGGAGTTCCGATGCCGCGGCTGCGGTGGGGCTCAATCCCTACCTGTCGCAGCTGGAGCTGTGGATGGAGAAGACCGGACGTGCCGCTGTGGCCCCGCCGGGCGACGGTGGTGCGGACGATCTCAGTCCGATGTACTGGGGATCTCTCCTGGAGCCCATCGTGGCTGCGCATTACACGCGCCGCACGGGCAACCGTGTACGGCGAATCAATGCGGTGCTGCAGCATCCCGAGCATTCCTGGATGCTGGCCAACATCGACCGCGAGGTGCTCGGGGCCCCGGATGTCCAGTTGCTCGAGTGCAAGACAGCCGGCATTCAGGGTGCCTGGCTCTGGCGCGACGGGGTGCCGGAGTACGTGCAACTGCAGGTGCAGCACCAGCTGGCCGTAACGGGCAAACAGGCTGCGGATGTGGCGGTGCTGCTGGGCGGCCAGGAACTGCGGGTATTCCGGATCGATCGCGATGAGGAGTTGATCACCCAGCTCATCACCTTGGAGCGGGAGTTCTGGGGCTATGTCGAGCGGGATCAACAGCCTCCGGCCGATGGCTCGGATTCCGCAGACCGGGCCTTGCGGGCGCTTTATCCGCGGGATACCGGAATCACCCTGGACCTTCGCGAGGACCTGACGATGGGCGCAGTGTTCTCGGACCTGCTTGCCGTTCGCCAGGTGTTGGCCACTCAGTCAGCGCTGGAAGCTCAGCTCAAGCAATCCATCCAGCAGCGCATGGGTGATGCCTCGCGGGCGGTGTTCGATGGCGGGGAAGTGAGCTTCAAGCGCAGCAAGGATGGCAGCACGCTGGACACAGCGCGGCTGGCCAAAGAGATGCCTGAGACCGTACGGGCCTACACGGTACCCAAGCCTGGGAGCAGGCGGTTCCTGGTGCAAACGTGA
- a CDS encoding recombination directionality factor yields the protein MLKGLALTPPVIGRIAIGRVVEKNGRRLPEKDDEFTLTSQVQNKDGWVLHPADGQLRKDPGAKLRSIPVRLLFNDPDLSLRANYTMFDRATGRPLCVGDGDSCKRVTISGMQSLPCPSPVSCALAQDGNCKPYGRLHVRVDAGSSGQTDSATGSAGATGTAVGDDELGSFVFRTTGFNSIRTLSARLRYLFAVSGGLLAGLPLELRLRGKSTTLSHRTPIYYVDLTLRAGTSLAQVVALARQEREQQAALGLDQAALDEAARQGLALGEFEESEEEGAGIVEEFYPETMADGDEGVERAPEPISLRGKLHRRQEAMVSRATVTATGDPGASHASA from the coding sequence ATGCTCAAAGGTTTGGCTTTGACACCGCCCGTGATCGGGCGCATTGCGATTGGTCGGGTGGTGGAGAAGAACGGGCGCCGCCTGCCCGAGAAGGACGATGAGTTCACGCTCACCAGCCAGGTACAGAACAAGGACGGGTGGGTGTTGCATCCAGCGGATGGGCAACTGCGCAAGGATCCCGGTGCGAAGCTGCGCAGCATTCCGGTGCGCTTGTTGTTTAACGATCCGGATCTTAGCCTGCGGGCGAACTACACGATGTTTGATCGGGCGACCGGTAGGCCGTTGTGTGTGGGGGATGGGGACAGCTGCAAGCGGGTGACGATCTCCGGGATGCAGTCCCTGCCCTGCCCTTCGCCAGTGTCCTGTGCACTGGCCCAGGATGGGAACTGCAAGCCGTATGGGCGGCTGCATGTGCGTGTGGATGCCGGTAGTTCTGGGCAGACGGATTCAGCCACCGGAAGCGCTGGAGCTACAGGAACAGCTGTGGGAGATGACGAGCTCGGAAGCTTTGTGTTTCGGACCACGGGGTTCAACAGCATCCGGACACTGTCGGCTCGGCTGCGCTACCTGTTCGCGGTGTCTGGTGGACTGCTAGCGGGGCTGCCCTTGGAGCTTCGGCTGCGCGGCAAATCCACGACGCTGTCGCATCGCACGCCGATCTACTACGTCGACCTGACGTTGAGAGCGGGAACCAGTCTGGCCCAGGTCGTGGCACTGGCGCGGCAAGAGCGCGAGCAACAGGCTGCGCTGGGTCTGGATCAGGCGGCGCTCGATGAAGCGGCACGCCAGGGCTTGGCGCTCGGGGAGTTTGAGGAATCGGAGGAAGAAGGCGCGGGCATCGTGGAAGAGTTCTATCCAGAGACCATGGCGGATGGAGACGAAGGAGTGGAGCGAGCGCCTGAGCCGATTTCGCTGCGTGGCAAGCTGCATCGTCGGCAGGAGGCGATGGTCAGCCGTGCAACCGTGACGGCAACGGGGGATCCTGGAGCCTCTCATGCGAGCGCATGA
- a CDS encoding helix-turn-helix domain-containing protein encodes MSAKPTPPSQLPDPGNVREVLAYWVRLLRVEKGWSQESLALECELDRTYVSAVERCRWNVSLANIERIAVALGVEPWTLLKPPEPARKPARKSVRSSTGKT; translated from the coding sequence GTGTCTGCCAAACCCACGCCCCCGAGCCAACTGCCTGACCCAGGCAACGTGCGCGAAGTCCTCGCGTACTGGGTCCGGCTACTGCGTGTAGAAAAAGGCTGGTCCCAGGAAAGTCTGGCCCTGGAGTGCGAACTCGATCGGACCTACGTCTCAGCAGTCGAGCGCTGCCGTTGGAACGTTTCCCTGGCCAACATCGAGCGCATCGCAGTAGCCCTGGGCGTTGAGCCCTGGACCCTGCTCAAACCCCCGGAACCGGCCCGTAAGCCCGCTCGCAAGTCCGTACGCAGCAGCACTGGTAAAACTTGA
- a CDS encoding restriction endonuclease, producing the protein MHVQSAVPCGDSNIERQFVKELDTSSDFVVYAKLPHGFLIPTPVGDYNPDWAISFKEGSVKHVDFVAETKGAMSSMELREIEKTKIKCARKFFNEINQRFAPEVVKYDVVDSFGKLMELVK; encoded by the coding sequence GTGCATGTTCAATCTGCAGTTCCTTGCGGCGACTCCAACATCGAACGCCAGTTCGTCAAGGAACTGGACACCAGCAGTGATTTCGTGGTCTACGCCAAGCTGCCACACGGCTTCCTGATCCCGACACCGGTAGGCGACTACAACCCCGACTGGGCCATCTCGTTCAAGGAAGGCTCCGTCAAACACGTCGACTTCGTGGCCGAAACCAAGGGCGCCATGTCATCCATGGAACTGCGCGAGATCGAGAAAACCAAGATCAAGTGTGCCCGCAAGTTCTTCAACGAAATCAACCAACGCTTTGCACCCGAGGTCGTCAAGTACGACGTGGTGGACAGCTTCGGCAAGCTGATGGAGTTGGTGAAGTAA
- a CDS encoding DNA ligase has translation MAAPKPRRVTGTTPLEPLARRRWLGWLLGTGLLLPATGIAADAPALLLAHVYRPGTPLADYWVSEKYDGVRGFWDGQTLRTRGGETVVAPAWFTAGWPAEPMDGELWAGRGQFTHAQSTTRQQQPDDAAWRQMRFMVFDLPRHGGTFDERLPALNRMVEGIGQPWVQAVPQRKVATDAALQALLQRTVRAGGEGLMLHRGASLYRAGRNDDLLKLKTHEDTEAKVVAHLPGTGKHAGRMGALLVEMPSGQRFRLGTGFSDAERNTPPPVGSWVTYRYRGTHDGGLPRFASFVRVRDDMPPR, from the coding sequence ATGGCGGCTCCAAAGCCCAGGCGCGTTACCGGTACCACTCCCCTGGAGCCACTCGCGCGCCGTCGCTGGCTGGGTTGGCTGCTCGGCACGGGTCTGCTGCTACCCGCCACAGGCATCGCCGCCGATGCGCCCGCCCTGCTGCTGGCACATGTCTACCGCCCCGGCACACCGCTGGCCGATTACTGGGTGAGCGAAAAATACGATGGGGTGCGCGGCTTCTGGGACGGCCAGACGCTGCGCACGCGCGGCGGCGAAACCGTGGTGGCACCCGCCTGGTTCACCGCAGGATGGCCCGCCGAGCCCATGGACGGCGAACTGTGGGCCGGCCGAGGCCAATTCACCCATGCCCAGTCCACCACACGCCAGCAGCAACCGGACGATGCCGCGTGGCGCCAGATGCGCTTCATGGTGTTTGACCTGCCCCGCCATGGCGGTACGTTCGATGAACGATTGCCTGCGCTGAACCGCATGGTCGAGGGCATCGGGCAGCCGTGGGTGCAGGCGGTTCCGCAGCGCAAGGTGGCGACCGACGCCGCACTGCAGGCCCTGCTGCAACGCACTGTGCGCGCAGGCGGCGAGGGGCTGATGCTGCACCGTGGCGCATCGCTGTACCGCGCGGGCCGCAACGATGACCTGCTCAAGCTCAAGACCCACGAAGACACCGAGGCGAAGGTGGTGGCCCACCTGCCCGGGACGGGCAAGCATGCCGGCCGCATGGGGGCGCTGCTGGTCGAGATGCCGTCTGGCCAGCGCTTTCGGTTGGGCACGGGGTTCAGCGATGCCGAACGCAACACACCGCCACCCGTGGGCAGCTGGGTCACGTACCGCTACCGGGGCACGCACGATGGCGGACTGCCCCGTTTTGCCAGCTTTGTCCGCGTGCGGGACGACATGCCGCCGCGCTGA
- a CDS encoding restriction endonuclease: MARRKKSSPLEAVLDSLAMLPWWVCLVLAALSYFLLHRLASPTQVSDIQSQGGALVGTMVQKAILHGIANAAQYIAPLLLLVAAALSAWRRKQRQTLVADVAQARSARVLDDMSWREFELLVGEAYRLQGYRVDETGGGGPDGGVDLVLTKGSEKFFVQCKQWKAYKVSVATVRELYGVMAARGGAGGFVITSGRFTTDAKEFAEGRNIELVDGIELFAMIQQAKSAQGQPVAAQGDAPSSTECIVPRTGTAARNPVTPVKAAAQPECPRCGAAMTLRTARQGENLGNTFWGCSTFPKCRGTVKAG; the protein is encoded by the coding sequence ATGGCCAGACGCAAGAAATCTAGTCCATTGGAAGCTGTTCTAGACTCGCTTGCCATGCTTCCATGGTGGGTCTGCCTGGTACTCGCAGCGCTCAGCTATTTCCTCCTCCACCGCCTAGCGTCGCCCACTCAGGTTTCAGACATACAAAGCCAAGGGGGTGCCTTGGTGGGAACCATGGTGCAGAAGGCTATCCTCCATGGCATCGCGAACGCCGCTCAGTACATCGCGCCACTGCTTTTACTAGTAGCAGCAGCCCTATCGGCATGGCGTCGCAAACAGCGTCAAACTTTGGTTGCGGACGTGGCGCAAGCACGCAGCGCCCGCGTCTTGGACGACATGAGTTGGCGAGAATTTGAGTTGCTGGTTGGTGAAGCCTATCGACTGCAGGGATATCGCGTGGACGAGACAGGTGGCGGCGGCCCCGATGGCGGCGTTGATCTTGTCTTGACCAAAGGTTCGGAAAAATTCTTCGTGCAGTGCAAGCAGTGGAAGGCCTACAAAGTAAGCGTGGCAACGGTGCGGGAACTCTATGGCGTCATGGCAGCCAGAGGTGGTGCGGGCGGCTTTGTGATCACTTCGGGGCGGTTTACGACCGATGCCAAAGAGTTTGCCGAAGGGCGAAACATCGAACTTGTTGACGGCATCGAACTCTTCGCAATGATTCAGCAGGCAAAGAGCGCTCAAGGGCAGCCAGTTGCGGCGCAAGGCGATGCACCCAGCTCTACGGAGTGCATAGTCCCCCGAACGGGAACAGCAGCACGAAATCCCGTGACCCCAGTCAAGGCCGCAGCTCAACCTGAATGCCCACGTTGCGGTGCTGCGATGACACTGCGCACCGCCAGACAAGGAGAGAACCTAGGAAATACGTTCTGGGGGTGTTCAACCTTCCCAAAATGCAGGGGAACGGTGAAGGCAGGCTAG